Within the Erigeron canadensis isolate Cc75 chromosome 6, C_canadensis_v1, whole genome shotgun sequence genome, the region TTTTTAGCTATTCATTCtttgttctttattttttgtatttactAAAATCTTTTTAGCTATTCATTCtttgttctttattttttgtttacaaAAAGCAGCCAAAAACACATATCCATGTCTTAAGTTTTACATTGCATCAATACATCTTCAATATGTATCTATCTTCGGACAAGATTGTgcttttaatttgaaaaagaaataagtctAGCTTTTGAGTAAGCGGTCGATAGatatatattcttgaaattCAAACATCCGCAATTCATATGAAATAAGATCAATACATGATACAACAGAATTGTCCCATATATTattgtaataatatatttattcgGTACATAAAGAAGCCAAAAGGTTCACATTTTTTGCAACCTTCAAAGCCTTTCATCATGCATGCCAATCCTGTAGTTAGTTTCCGTGTACAACATAGCCTAAGAAAACACGTACAAATAAGTCATGTTAAGTAAATAATTATAGATAACTAATTTGCAAAAACAAGTATTGGTTGTAGAATCATTTGATGTAACGTTTGTTGCTTTCGGCATCTTTCCAAAAGGTTATTAACGAAATTTGCTGTTAAAACAAAAACAGTTGTAAAAAATATCTTACTTCCACATCGAGTTCCACGGGCGAGCGGTTTACCACATGCTTGAGCAATGAAAGCTGCCTTCTCCATGCTAATAATACTTTCGACCTCGGTTGTGATATGACCACAAACACAAGCCAAGTCAACATTCTTGACAACACTACAACAAGCACTTGATGGTTGAATCATCGGACCCGGTTTTTGTACATACTTTGCACATTGCTCCATGAGTCCTTGCATGTCACCCGAACACTGGCCCGAGACCATCTTGTTGCCGAAGATGGCGGCGAATGAACAAATGAGCATTGCAAAAAACATGAAACGGGTAGTGGATATTGCCATTATTGTAGGGAGGTTATGTTTAGTTATGCTTCTTTTCTTTAATATGGTGACAGTAAGAAATACATGGGTACTATTTATAGgaattttaagtgtaaattaaatgaGTACTCGTAAAATTTagttggtggtggttgttttAAATGTGAAGTATTTAAGTGTTTACACGTACTTTTGAGTTAGTTTTGACCATTGTTTTGCATGTGAAATATTAGATTAGACCGGCCATAGTTACTTTAAGTCTTTAACTGACCATATATAGTTACTTTAAGTCTTTAAGTGAATgttttgtattaattatttGGTCCCGATTTGAACGTGAAAGAAAGATTTATAACTTGGAAAAAGTGATCGATATTACAGTGATttttgttgggttatataactattatcaaatcaaatcacaaagcatgtaacggaagacaagatctatgtagtttaattaattaaccaaagtatagaatgtgtaccttaaattggagagaattaagcaagaaaccttaataagatggtttgaattaaacctctctacgattgcacacacaacgttggaatgtacgtatgctagtacttgatcatgaaccgaacaaccctttgttcctAGCTCTAAATttcgacccaaacaaaaacccCAAACCCTTTTCTTTTGTTGAAGTCGATCGAACCaaagagagaagaagaagaagagatttttagggttttagaaaacctaatgagTCGTGTGTTGAAAACAATTAGATTTAGGTCTCTATTTATAGGAATAGATAACTTGTTTacaaagtttagggttttcaaaaccctCCCCTCTCCTTGATTTCGACCAGCCCCTCtaggaacattctagagggcctcctaattgtttcctaatagttaagtaccgttagctattaactcttttaacggacctccgttagttcttcgtgatcaaattaattaatatattacatttaatatattagttaatttgtagtgacattcacgttgaggtatgaccccgtaggcttaaatactttccggacatacgttcattttacgtgatcatattctaacaactTAAATGTACGTTAAATGTATCATGTTTATCGATCATATATAGTCATGATTTGGTCACATATATGAACCTGCCTTATTTTTTTATCGATCAAAGTCATGATTTGTCACATGTCTTCACGATCTTCCTGTTGTTCATCTTCATGATCTATATTCAGCAAAATATCATTTTCCACTTTCAATTCTTTTGTCTTTGTATATGTGCACATTATGCATGTAAATtcgctatatatatgtaatacacATGTGAATAGTTCATGTGTTTCATCATTGttctttagtttttgtttttgttttattgagGACAATTCTGACATTTTTCCCTttgtaactttcaacagggagtttattttttttaataaggagtatagatgagttgttatttccatataaataatattaaatatttttaactagAAACATAATTTGATTAGAACTTTTTATCTAAATATcattaacttttaaatattagATTATAATTCATATGTTAAGTAAAAaccatcacatatatatatatataatattttaataaataaataaataaagacacATGTCGATAAAGATCATGTCACATATCGTTTAAATAATCCTTCAACtgattttagtatattggtagatgtgTCATCGTTTGCATTCGGCCATTCGCAAACATATCATTTACATAATACTAGATGGCTTAATCAAAAAGGATATAATATTTAGAAGGTGAGATGTATCAAAACATATTGTTTAACGAAATTGTGAAATAGAACATATTTCCATCATCTATAGGTAAAGACCTTCTCAGACGAGGACAGTTGTGTTAACCGAACTCAATTACCTCCAACGCCGTAGATTCAAGCAAAAAAACACTGAAAGCCCCCCACACACGTTAATTGAAATGTTGGAGTTTTTATTAGGATTTGAATTCCTGAATTTAATGTAAAACCTTATAATTATTCAACCTGTTGATCGAGCTTATATATCATTGTCAATAATATATCAAAGCAAATTTTATCTTGAAGCTATAACAGTATCATACTTTTCATCTTCGATCTTTTATATGTGGGTGTCTCGAGGAAGAAGCTTTTCTAGATGTTAGAGAAATATCAAATCCGTACGTTACTCATTTGTCGCATAATGTTTGATTGTATAAAACGtaatcaacaaatcaaaactgGGTTGTTACGTTCAAAAAGGTCTTTTCAATAAATAATGTTAAGAAAGCCCTTAATCACAATCAAATACCGAGTATAAATTATAGAGAAAAACCAATATGCTGTTAAAAACATGGAAGAAATATGTTTTCCCTCACAAACTCCCCCCCGATGAAAATCACTTACATGTTTGAATATAAAATCTCTCTCCCTAAATATTATGGTGGAAGCATGCTGCTAGAAGCATACTAGTTAACCCCTAAATTATATTATGATGTAGTGGCATGTTCAAATTAATTTACGAGAGTATGTGTCTTCAATCAAGATGTCGTATAACTAGTTTTTCTCCTAAATCGTTGCTAAAATGATTCATAAAGATAATTTTAAAAGGTGTTTGTTAAAtgagattatttgattattgcgTTTACATATATAACgcaattaatgaaaaaaatatgtttggcaaaaaaaaatgatatatcctcGTTTTCACATATTAAAACGCAGTTTTTAAACGCAAAATCTATTTTACATAATGAATCAAATACaccccttaataaaataaaataaaataaaagctctATGAATAGAAATTTAGTTTTGATACTTCTAGTCTAGGAAACTAAAGTAAATTAACATTAAGTGAGTTGGCGTAGTCATGGTGTTGACGAAGTGAAAGGTACAACGTATTTATTTTGGTTTTAATTGGACTTCTAGATAGAAGAAGAGTAAGAAAGATCACAAATAAGACATCTGGAAAATGTGGTCGACATTGATGTTGATATATGTTGTCATGCCCACCTTGGACCTACTTTGAATCTcaatattcttttcttttaaccTATATATACCTGCATGGTCAGGGGCGTATCTAAAGGCTAATGTtcacttcaaaatttaaattttgttatgtatttttaaatttttttatggattttaaaaacttttctataggtatttaacattttgtccccTTTTGGGTTTATATttcatgaattttttaattttgccccctccGTGATTTTTTTCTGGTACTGTCTCTGTACATGGTTACATGTCTTGTGAGCCGATCATCAAAGAACAATTACTTATTTTGTGTGATATTCACATTTAGTATTATAtgttataatttgatatatgggggtgttttattatttattgatattaagaagataaaataaaataatgttgttctaaaaaaaaaataaaaataataaaataaaataatacggTATATTCTTTGGTGAAAATCAATGATTCAATTgtaatttgttagttattttgtttgtggtttaaACATACCTGATTTTGATAATTTGAAAACTATGTGGTCaactaaaattttaaaccatatttcaattttattaatatcaTTAGGATCGATATGATGCATTGTAATAGAGAAATGGCATAAATATCATCTAATTTGATTacttgttacaatttacaacttttataaccGATTATACAAATCAATTTTACATGTTTATGGTACGtacataaataaacaaaaaatatgaaataaaaaaaaaaacccttttagACTCTCTCCCAAATTTTCTAAAACGTGAAAACTAGCCCAAAAATAACGTAAGACCAGCCCAAATTTGTTTACTTGGATCTAAGTAAACATCTATGACTAGAAACGTTTATCCATTATTCGCTTGATTAGCAGCATCGGATATTAGACATTTAGACATCACCCAggcaaataaataaaacaatctatttgaaaattaaaaattaaaaaaactataaaaaaatttgagatGACGAAAcaaaaaccatatataataaaagcAGATCCAACAAAAAACTGTTTAAAAACAATGTATCATGTGTAATTCCTGACAAACTTTGGTTGGTACTTGGTATTAGGCTATTAGCCGTTATACTAGTAGCACATCTCTCTAGATCTATTGAAGGAAACACATCATGTTTTCAATTAGTTTTTGAAACTAATGAAAATTCTGTGAAGAACTTTCCTCCAATTAAGAGTACCTTGCACATAAAATATTCTACTAAACATCTTAAATGAACACAacatatgaataataataataataataataataataataataataataataataataatataataataataataataataataataataataataataataagttaacaATGAAAGTCTCTTTTGTAGCTAATTAGTTAATACTTTTTACatcatacaaatacaaatagactatactagattaaactcatgCGTTGCATTATGAATGTTGtattaaaatatgttaaaaataaataatgtatcTTTCAAATTCAAAGTACAATATTACATTAATGTAGCAACAATGTGTTCAAATGCAAAATCACTTATTTAAAACATACGCAATACATAATTAATGAATATATTTCAATATTAATCTATCAATGGACTTGTTTTTCAATAATGTCTATATTTGTCACATaggaaaaaaacatatttttctattaattatataaagggataaattatatataaaaggaaGTTTAATATTACGCAACCATAACTTAACACATGTATCATCAAGTTGaaactattaaatatatataaaaaaaacgtatatgtaaaaaatataatataatgagtatctattatcaatattatatatatatatattaatatttaataaattaaaattgtatataaatcTTTGCCTAGCTAAATATATCTTTACCTAGTATATatcttaaaatgttaaaaataaaaattataaaaaaaaaaacataatcgATATCTatctattattaatatttaatattaagtattaaattaaatttttaaattccaaaataagcaaaaaaaatttacaattcgACAAGTAAGCAAAAATCTTATATATCATCTAACAAAAGATGCCACATAATCATTTtaatatcctctcttagttatatatagagagatagaGAGATGTACGTaacaattcattttatttttaattaaaataatatttggaCATATGTTATCATATGTGTTTAGTCTCTCACATATTAACCTATAATAGTCTAATAGCATTCATTAAGATCTAATATTGCTTTTGATACAATTAGTAACCGTAGTATCATCACATAATCTAAAATCTAAATACATGATTGTGAAACATGCTATGTGTAGTTATGAAACTTTCATCCACGTTTAGTTAAGTTAGTTACTAGATaaatagtataataaaagataatattatCTATGATTAatctttaatattaataatgtcgtaaatTTCGTGTCCAATGTTagatacgggtctaaaatctagtaaatattaaaacaaaatctttaaTTCAAGACGATGACATCATTATTTACTctacttttaatgaaatactCTTTTAGTCCTCTAACTATGGACAAAATGTTATAAcaatacatattattaattaatattctactaatcatatcaaaattgatTTGTCAAACTTTTTGGATACCTTTTAATATGTCTAACTTTTTGGATATCTTTATTGATTCACatcatctatctatctatctttcttttaattttattttgattttcttatagattaatgatattaaaaaaaaatacgcgatttgttaacaaataataaatgttttaaaaaaacaatgtcAATCTATCTTGTAACTtctttaatatttgattttctaaTAAGTATTAACAATTATATTTGTAGTTGCTTAATTTGTGTCAAGTAATATTATAATACATCTTctattatagtttatttttcgtATTTGATTTTCTTACAAATAATCTTGTATTGGATtatggtttaaattaaccttatgttatgaagtataactatacatttgatgatatatgattaaggtTGAAAAATAGGGTTGTTATTGTTTATAGTGAATCATTTGAATGAGCTCGTAGGAAATATTGTGACAAACATTCATTATTGTGATAGGATTTATGTATGACTATTATACATCAACTACATAATAGCATAATAAAGATTACATGTTTGCTTCCATATCACTATACACAATATCATGGCAGATCAAGTTGTGTTCGATAGGATGGCTGACATCGATGCGTTCAAGGAATCTTGGAACATTtgggttaaaattgtcttaCTTTGGAAGCAGACGTATAAGTACAACTCAAAAAGTGTCCCATTCAAGTCCCTTTTTAGTCTTCAATGAAGGAGGCGTTATGGAAATCAATAACCTCGCTATGGCTTCAATGAAGAAGATTACATGCTTGGCATAAAATCAACTTCTACAAAACTACTACTATTTGTGTATCCAATTATTTTGTGGATACCGTGAATCCTCATAACTTTTTATAATGTACGTAGTTAACTACCTCCAAGCATTGGACCAACTGTTTTAGCTTTCAATTCACTGGAAAAATGTGTTTGTTGTAacctttaaaaatataatcatttgtgaTACTACATAGAACTAAAAACACTTGTCAGGTGGATAGGAAATCACTGTCAAACCTTAGTCTTTGAAATTATATACTCCCTCCatcccatattaagtgtcttagtttgactttttgagtctttttctttcaactttgaccataaatatttttgtttgtgttatataacatttaatataatacacataaattgattaacatttaaatatactttttattgatataattttcatcaaccaatataaaacacaaataaagatatttacggttaaagtcggaagaaaaagacttgaccagtcaaaatagaGCAATTAAAATGGAACGAAGGGAGTATATACTATGGTTGATTTACGAAAAGTTTTTTTCATTattctaattttatttattgttctgtcatttttaatagcttttaagtatttattataacATTGTGCTAGCTTTTTTATACGTATAAATGTAATTTCTTTATAGGTTTCTTCCGCATTTCACacgggttataatctagttCATACTATACATTATACCGACGATTTTGAAACAAATAAT harbors:
- the LOC122602578 gene encoding uncharacterized protein LOC122602578, with product MAISTTRFMFFAMLICSFAAIFGNKMVSGQCSGDMQGLMEQCAKYVQKPGPMIQPSSACCSVVKNVDLACVCGHITTEVESIISMEKAAFIAQACGKPLARGTRCGSYVVHGN